One Eubalaena glacialis isolate mEubGla1 chromosome 11, mEubGla1.1.hap2.+ XY, whole genome shotgun sequence DNA segment encodes these proteins:
- the RAP1B gene encoding ras-related protein Rap-1b isoform X1, with product MREYKLVVLGSGGVGKSALTVQFVQGIFVEKYDPTIEDSYRKQVEVDAQQCMLEILDTAGTEQFTAMRDLYMKNGQGFALVYSITAQSTFNDLQDLREQILRVKDTDDVPMILVGNKCDLEDERVVGKEQGQNLARQWNNCAFLESSAKSKINVNEIFYDLVRQINRKTPVPGKARKKSSCQLL from the exons ATGCGTGAGTATAAGCTAGTCGTTCTTGGCTCTGGAGGAGTTGGAAAATCTGCTCTG actGTACAATTTGTTCAaggaatttttgttgaaaaatatgATCCTACGATAGAAGATTCTTATAGAAAG CAAGTTGAAGTAGATGCACAACAGTGTATGCTTGAAATCTTGGATACTGCAGGAACG GAACAATTTACAGCAATGAGGGATTTGTACATGAAAAACGGACAAGGCTTTGCCTTAGTTTATTCCATCACAGCACAGTCCACATTTAATGATTTACAAGATCTGAGAGAACAGATTCTTCGAGTTAAAGACACTGATGAT GTTCCAATGATTCTGGTTGGTAATAAGTGTGACTTGGAAGATGAAAGAGTTGTAGGAAAGGAACAAGGTCAAAATTTAGCAAGACAATGGAACAACTGTGCATTCTTAGAATCCTctgcaaaatcaaaaataaatgtaaatgag atcttttatgacctagtGCGGCAAATTAACAGAAAAACTCCAGTGCCTGGGAAGGCCCGCAAAAAGTCGTCATGTCAGCTGCTTTAA
- the RAP1B gene encoding ras-related protein Rap-1b isoform X2 yields the protein MRDLYMKNGQGFALVYSITAQSTFNDLQDLREQILRVKDTDDVPMILVGNKCDLEDERVVGKEQGQNLARQWNNCAFLESSAKSKINVNEIFYDLVRQINRKTPVPGKARKKSSCQLL from the exons ATGAGGGATTTGTACATGAAAAACGGACAAGGCTTTGCCTTAGTTTATTCCATCACAGCACAGTCCACATTTAATGATTTACAAGATCTGAGAGAACAGATTCTTCGAGTTAAAGACACTGATGAT GTTCCAATGATTCTGGTTGGTAATAAGTGTGACTTGGAAGATGAAAGAGTTGTAGGAAAGGAACAAGGTCAAAATTTAGCAAGACAATGGAACAACTGTGCATTCTTAGAATCCTctgcaaaatcaaaaataaatgtaaatgag atcttttatgacctagtGCGGCAAATTAACAGAAAAACTCCAGTGCCTGGGAAGGCCCGCAAAAAGTCGTCATGTCAGCTGCTTTAA